The genomic stretch ACAATCAACCCACCCCTTGAGCTTAAGCATAAGGGGTGGGTTTTTCTTGACTTTAATTACAAGAGTAAGGGAGTAGCAAAAAAATAAAATACCAGTTTTTAGCTTGTAGGGTGGGCAAAAACAGTTTGTTTCTTTTGATTATTCTAAATTAAGCACTACGCATTAAAGTTAGGACATTGATACAAGCTGAAACGCTAATGCACGTAAACTTTTGCCTCTTGCCCGCCCCCCTTCTTAAGGGGGGTTAGGGGGGATTCCTCTTGCCCTTGCGCGTAGCGCTATATTACTTTGCCCACCCTACTTTAATTGGTATTTTTTTTACACTTTAATTACAACAGTAAAGCTAGCTGCTGACTATCCTAGACGTAGAAGGAGAAGTTGAGATCTGGAACCGTATCGATCTCGACAATATTACCCAGTGAGTTATTCTCGATCATCCACATGCCATTCCGTCCTTGGGAATTACGGAAGAAGAAATCATCAATACCATCTCGGTTAGCGTCATAGGCACCACGGAATTCCCAAGGACCGTCTGCTGGTCGGGCATCGATCAGCACTGGCTCCTGGAAAACAGTACCATTGAGCTTCCAGTAGGCAAACTCTTGGGTATTCATATTTTCCCAGATAGCATCTGCGTTACCATCGCCATCCATGTCTCCAGCCGCAACTAATTGCCAGGGATCACTAGGTGATATGATCATATTTTGACCATTGGTGTCCGTAATAAAGGTAGCATTCTGAAACCCGGTTTCATCTATCTCCCAAACAGCAATTTCCCCGGTGGATGTGTTGTACCAGAAGATTTCTTCTGCACCACCACCGTTAACATCTCCGGTGCCACGGATTTCCCAGTTGAGGTCTGATCCTGGCTGACCTGCTGGTGCCTGAGTAATTATTGCATCCTGGAACTCGGAGCGTTCCATGTTCCAAACCGCAACACCCCCGGTTAGGGTATCACGCCACAGAGGATTCCTGATACCATCCCCTAAATCCACAACACCACGGGCTTTAAATCCAGTGTTCTCTGGTACCAACACCTCCTGACCACTTTGATCTGTAATGA from Moorena sp. SIOASIH encodes the following:
- a CDS encoding VCBS repeat-containing protein, with product MVLIEAEGPRVTRENYGITGFNNIDLVASGGRAVEISNFDNPVPVPGVLTFTWTAQDGPAGKYDISIAYFDEEDGDSPLEFSVNGQVVGTYVYNLNLPANRPEPTAEPRNYVPLSGGNSSGTLSAEANPNAIFQNIDLAPGDQIEISVLANSNGNFTDENGDGTFERGRLDAIEITRIPSVDLFWHNPVNGQVALWTLNGQGTSVETTAFITDQSGQEVLVPENTGFKARGVVDLGDGIRNPLWRDTLTGGVAVWNMERSEFQDAIITQAPAGQPGSDLNWEIRGTGDVNGGGAEEIFWYNTSTGEIAVWEIDETGFQNATFITDTNGQNMIISPSDPWQLVAAGDMDGDGNADAIWENMNTQEFAYWKLNGTVFQEPVLIDARPADGPWEFRGAYDANRDGIDDFFFRNSQGRNGMWMIENNSLGNIVEIDTVPDLNFSFYV